From Microbacterium croceum, a single genomic window includes:
- a CDS encoding carbohydrate ABC transporter permease: MTVDIAVRPQPTKTKTRSARRGGASTHGRVGWAFVAPFAIVFLALLVTPLLYALYLSLFQTRLIGGTTFVLFDNYIKAFTDPNFLDGIRFVIGFSAILIPLQMAVSLGVALILDAVVTRFARFSRLMIFLPYAIPAVIGALMWGFLYSKSFGPMAEIFGLFGMAGPDMLSRDLVFFGLLNIVTWQWAGYYMIIIYAALQGIDPTLYEAARIDGASGWQITLRIKIPLIAPALLLILVFALIGTLQFFNEPQILRYLASGAIPADLTPNMYAYQQAFALANYNYGSAISFALGAVVFVCVYLFMFITRKRGSFLS; the protein is encoded by the coding sequence ATGACTGTCGATATCGCGGTTCGCCCGCAGCCGACGAAGACGAAGACGCGCAGTGCGCGGCGCGGTGGCGCGTCCACGCACGGCCGCGTCGGGTGGGCGTTCGTCGCCCCCTTCGCGATCGTCTTCCTCGCACTTCTCGTCACGCCCCTGCTCTACGCGCTCTACCTGAGCCTGTTCCAGACACGCCTGATCGGCGGGACGACGTTCGTCCTGTTCGACAACTACATCAAGGCCTTCACCGACCCGAACTTCCTCGACGGCATCCGCTTCGTCATCGGCTTCTCCGCCATCCTGATCCCGCTGCAGATGGCGGTGTCGCTCGGGGTGGCGCTGATCCTCGACGCGGTGGTCACCCGATTCGCGCGCTTCTCGCGTCTGATGATCTTCCTGCCGTACGCGATCCCCGCGGTCATCGGCGCCCTCATGTGGGGGTTCCTGTACAGCAAGAGCTTCGGCCCGATGGCCGAGATCTTCGGTCTGTTCGGCATGGCCGGCCCCGACATGCTCAGCCGCGACCTGGTCTTCTTCGGCCTGCTCAACATCGTGACCTGGCAGTGGGCCGGGTACTACATGATCATCATCTACGCGGCGCTGCAGGGCATCGATCCGACGCTGTACGAGGCGGCGCGCATCGACGGGGCGAGCGGATGGCAGATCACGCTGCGCATCAAGATCCCGCTGATCGCCCCGGCGCTGCTGCTGATCCTCGTGTTCGCCCTGATCGGCACTCTGCAGTTCTTCAACGAGCCGCAGATCCTGCGATATCTGGCATCCGGAGCGATCCCCGCCGACCTCACGCCGAACATGTACGCCTATCAACAGGCATTCGCACTGGCCAACTACAACTACGGATCGGCCATCTCCTTCGCGCTCGGCGCCGTGGTGTTCGTCTGCGTCTACCTCTTCATGTTCATCACCCGAAAGCGCGGGAGCTTCCTGTCATGA
- a CDS encoding ABC transporter substrate-binding protein — MKTKHALAAALTLVLAGGLASCADSGGTEANGGNAATNCTNTIEKKDLPVVTMWAWYPNMELVVDNFNKASDDVQVCWTNAGQGGDEYDKFQTAITAGTGAPDVIMIEADRIPTFQVQNAIVDIAAFGYDDVKDNYSEGAWKDVSVGEGVYGVPVDGGPMGMIYRKDIFDTYGITPPTTWAEYEAAAQKVKDAGGPLFGDLGANVPAVMMALQYQNGAQPFTYDSADPEKISINLNDDASKEVLDYWDGLVEKGLVGTQDQFTPEYIAGVIGGDYATYISAAWAPGYLTGAGVGEGEDAGVWATAPLPQWDASDPTYVNWGGSAFSVTSQASNPELAAKVAFGVYADEASLTDGWQNQVIFPLNLTALNSPDFENYEVPFFGGQLANKEVYVPAANGYTGMTYTPFGAYYFDAFNEQLASINEGSVSGSEAADGLQESVVKYAEEQGFTVE; from the coding sequence GTGAAGACGAAGCACGCTCTCGCTGCGGCACTCACTCTCGTCCTCGCGGGCGGCCTCGCTTCGTGCGCCGACAGCGGCGGCACGGAAGCGAACGGCGGCAACGCAGCCACCAACTGCACGAACACGATCGAGAAGAAGGATCTTCCGGTCGTGACGATGTGGGCGTGGTATCCGAACATGGAGCTCGTCGTCGACAACTTCAACAAGGCGAGCGATGACGTCCAGGTCTGCTGGACGAACGCGGGACAGGGCGGTGACGAGTACGACAAGTTCCAGACCGCGATCACCGCGGGCACCGGCGCCCCGGATGTGATCATGATCGAGGCCGACCGCATCCCGACCTTCCAGGTGCAGAACGCGATCGTCGACATCGCCGCGTTCGGCTATGACGACGTCAAGGACAACTACAGCGAAGGTGCCTGGAAGGACGTCTCGGTCGGCGAGGGCGTCTACGGCGTTCCGGTCGACGGCGGCCCGATGGGGATGATCTATCGCAAGGACATCTTCGACACCTACGGCATCACCCCTCCGACCACCTGGGCGGAGTACGAGGCCGCGGCGCAGAAGGTCAAGGACGCCGGCGGCCCGCTGTTCGGAGACCTCGGGGCCAACGTGCCGGCAGTCATGATGGCGCTGCAGTACCAGAACGGTGCGCAGCCCTTCACCTACGACTCTGCCGACCCCGAGAAGATCTCGATCAACCTCAACGACGACGCGTCCAAGGAGGTCCTGGACTACTGGGACGGCCTGGTCGAGAAGGGGCTGGTCGGCACGCAGGATCAGTTCACTCCCGAGTACATCGCCGGCGTCATCGGCGGCGACTACGCGACCTACATCTCCGCGGCCTGGGCCCCGGGGTACCTGACGGGCGCCGGCGTCGGCGAGGGTGAGGACGCCGGTGTCTGGGCGACCGCTCCGCTGCCGCAGTGGGACGCCTCCGACCCGACCTACGTCAACTGGGGCGGTTCCGCCTTCTCCGTCACGAGCCAGGCGTCGAACCCCGAGCTCGCGGCGAAGGTCGCCTTCGGCGTCTACGCCGACGAGGCATCGCTGACGGACGGATGGCAGAACCAGGTGATCTTCCCGCTCAACCTCACCGCTCTCAACTCTCCCGACTTCGAGAACTACGAGGTGCCGTTCTTCGGCGGGCAGTTGGCGAACAAGGAGGTGTACGTCCCCGCGGCGAACGGGTACACGGGCATGACCTACACGCCGTTCGGTGCGTACTACTTCGACGCGTTCAACGAACAGCTCGCGTCGATCAACGAGGGGTCGGTCTCCGGTTCGGAGGCGGCCGACGGCCTGCAGGAATCGGTCGTCAAGTACGCAGAGGAGCAGGGCTTCACCGTCGAGTGA
- a CDS encoding 3-hydroxyacyl-CoA dehydrogenase family protein has protein sequence MTEQVAVVGSGYMGGGIAQVIALSGRQVVLADVTAEQAAQSRERIIRKAQDFEARELLPLGAATRIAEGVVAAASIEEAVAAADIVEEAVPEILAVKHETLRRISAAAPSTAVIGSNTSTISIASLAEAVERPERFLGVHFSNPATFIPGVEVIPHAGTDRAVVARVIGLLAECGKTGVEVPDVTGFVLNRLQYALFTEASRLVEEGVATAESIDTIARTTFGFRLPFFGPFAIADIAGLDVYEFCYGSLGEAYPERFAEPAALRDRVARGELGVKSGRGFLATPPERSAELVAYRDRAYAAMAVLLDEIGPAPVDY, from the coding sequence ATGACGGAGCAGGTCGCAGTGGTGGGGTCCGGGTACATGGGAGGAGGGATCGCGCAGGTGATCGCGCTGTCCGGGCGCCAGGTCGTGCTCGCGGACGTGACGGCGGAGCAGGCCGCGCAGAGCCGGGAGCGCATCATCCGCAAGGCGCAGGATTTCGAGGCGCGAGAACTGCTCCCGCTCGGCGCGGCGACGCGCATCGCCGAGGGCGTGGTCGCCGCGGCATCGATCGAGGAGGCGGTGGCCGCAGCCGACATCGTCGAGGAGGCGGTACCGGAGATCCTCGCCGTCAAGCACGAGACCCTGCGCCGGATCAGCGCGGCGGCGCCGTCGACGGCTGTGATCGGCAGCAACACCTCCACCATCTCGATCGCATCGCTCGCGGAGGCCGTCGAGCGACCGGAGCGCTTCCTGGGCGTGCACTTCAGCAACCCGGCCACCTTCATCCCCGGTGTCGAGGTGATCCCGCACGCGGGCACCGACCGTGCCGTCGTCGCGCGGGTCATCGGGCTGCTCGCGGAGTGCGGCAAGACCGGGGTCGAGGTGCCCGACGTCACGGGCTTCGTGCTGAACCGGCTGCAGTACGCGCTGTTCACGGAGGCATCCCGCCTCGTCGAGGAGGGTGTCGCGACAGCGGAGTCCATCGACACCATCGCCCGCACGACCTTCGGTTTCCGGCTGCCGTTCTTCGGGCCGTTCGCGATCGCCGACATCGCCGGCCTCGATGTCTACGAGTTCTGCTACGGCTCGCTGGGGGAGGCGTATCCCGAGCGGTTCGCGGAGCCGGCAGCCCTGCGCGACCGGGTCGCGCGGGGCGAGCTCGGAGTCAAGAGCGGGCGGGGCTTCCTCGCGACGCCGCCCGAGCGCAGCGCAGAGCTGGTCGCGTACCGGGATCGGGCCTACGCGGCGATGGCCGTGCTGCTCGATGAGATCGGTCCGGCGCCGGTCGACTACTAG
- a CDS encoding ribose-5-phosphate isomerase, which translates to MTGWKIVIGADDAGYEYKEILRGLLEADPRVARVVDVGVDADGHTPYPRVAAEAASMVADGRTDRALLVCGTGLGMAIAANKVRGVRAVTAHDAYSVARSVLSNNAQVLALGARVIGPELAKTLVDEWLGLTFDPRSASSAKVELIDQMDAEESA; encoded by the coding sequence ATGACCGGATGGAAGATCGTGATCGGCGCGGATGACGCGGGCTACGAGTACAAGGAGATCCTCCGCGGTCTGCTGGAAGCGGATCCGCGGGTGGCGCGCGTGGTCGATGTCGGCGTGGATGCCGACGGTCACACCCCGTATCCCCGCGTCGCAGCGGAAGCGGCGAGCATGGTCGCAGACGGTCGGACGGACCGGGCGCTGCTCGTGTGCGGCACCGGGCTGGGCATGGCGATCGCTGCGAACAAGGTGCGTGGCGTGCGGGCGGTGACGGCGCACGATGCATACTCGGTCGCGAGGTCGGTGCTCAGCAACAACGCGCAGGTGCTCGCGCTGGGGGCCCGGGTGATCGGGCCGGAGCTGGCTAAGACGCTGGTCGACGAGTGGCTGGGGCTGACGTTCGATCCCCGGTCGGCCTCGTCGGCCAAGGTGGAACTGATCGATCAGATGGACGCGGAGGAGTCGGCATGA
- a CDS encoding dihydroxyacetone kinase family protein, with translation MTRIVSDPDTFVAEALDGLVLAHSQELRRVDGGVARRSPLSSGQVAVVVGGGSGHYPAFAGIVGVGMPAAAVCGNIFSSPSAGQAVRVARAVEAGGGVLFSYGNYAGDVIHFGEAERRLRDEGLDVRTVLVTDDIASAPAAEAAQRRGIAGDLCVFRIAGAAAERGDSLDAVERLARHANDRTRTIGVAFSGCTVPGASEPLFEVPEGMMSIGLGIHGEPGIRDVPVQAAPELARTLLEPLLAERPQGAESRVALLVNGLGTVKYEELFVLFGHLHRELEQAGIAVTSPLCGELVTSLDMGGVSVTLLWLDDELEELWDAPAASPAFRRGTVVDASNPDGAERPGPIAVDEVIEHRQASASSQRAAETARELLALARDAVVEQADSLGALDAIAGDGDHGIGMSRGLEAAVAAASSLPAGAGLSALLTAAGEAWSEIAGGTSGALWGAALSTFGRVADDAGAQGGEAVSAAVTAARARIAQLGGAEAGDKTMLDALLPFDVALRSAVAEGAPVATALRQAASAASGAAQETASLRPRKGRARPLAEKSLGHPDPGAVSFALIVETLADWADADEHTEEQR, from the coding sequence ATGACGCGCATCGTCTCGGATCCGGACACCTTCGTCGCCGAGGCGCTGGACGGTCTCGTGCTCGCGCACTCGCAGGAGCTGCGCCGCGTCGACGGGGGTGTCGCTCGGCGCTCGCCGCTCTCGTCGGGACAGGTCGCGGTCGTCGTCGGGGGTGGATCCGGTCATTACCCCGCCTTCGCCGGGATCGTCGGCGTCGGGATGCCGGCGGCGGCCGTGTGCGGCAACATCTTCTCGTCGCCATCGGCAGGGCAGGCGGTGCGCGTCGCCCGCGCGGTCGAGGCGGGCGGGGGAGTGCTCTTCAGTTACGGCAACTACGCCGGCGACGTCATCCATTTCGGGGAGGCCGAGCGTCGTCTGCGCGACGAGGGCCTTGACGTGCGCACCGTGCTGGTGACCGATGACATCGCCAGCGCCCCGGCGGCAGAGGCCGCGCAGCGCCGGGGCATCGCCGGCGACCTGTGCGTGTTCCGGATCGCCGGTGCGGCAGCGGAACGCGGCGACTCCCTCGACGCGGTCGAGAGGCTCGCGCGGCATGCGAACGACCGCACCCGCACGATCGGCGTCGCCTTCTCCGGATGCACGGTGCCGGGTGCGAGCGAGCCGCTGTTCGAGGTGCCGGAGGGGATGATGTCGATCGGGCTCGGCATCCACGGCGAACCCGGCATCCGCGATGTCCCCGTGCAGGCGGCGCCGGAACTGGCGCGAACCCTCCTCGAGCCTCTGCTGGCCGAGCGTCCGCAGGGTGCGGAGTCGCGTGTCGCGCTTCTGGTGAACGGGCTGGGGACCGTGAAGTACGAGGAGCTCTTCGTGCTCTTCGGGCACCTGCATCGCGAGCTCGAGCAGGCGGGCATCGCGGTGACGAGTCCGCTCTGTGGCGAGTTGGTCACGAGTCTCGACATGGGAGGCGTCTCGGTCACCCTGCTCTGGCTCGATGACGAGCTGGAGGAGCTGTGGGATGCTCCCGCGGCGTCGCCCGCATTCCGGCGCGGCACAGTCGTCGATGCGAGCAATCCGGATGGCGCGGAGCGCCCTGGCCCGATCGCGGTCGACGAGGTCATCGAGCACCGCCAGGCATCCGCCTCCTCGCAGCGCGCCGCCGAGACCGCGCGTGAGCTGCTGGCGCTGGCCCGCGATGCCGTCGTGGAGCAGGCGGACAGCCTGGGGGCGCTCGACGCCATCGCCGGAGACGGCGATCACGGGATCGGCATGAGCAGGGGTCTGGAGGCAGCTGTCGCGGCGGCATCCTCCCTTCCGGCCGGTGCCGGGCTCTCGGCGCTGCTGACCGCGGCGGGTGAAGCCTGGTCGGAGATCGCCGGGGGTACTTCGGGGGCGCTCTGGGGCGCCGCCCTGTCGACTTTCGGTCGCGTCGCCGACGACGCCGGAGCGCAGGGCGGAGAGGCCGTCTCGGCAGCGGTGACGGCTGCTCGCGCACGGATCGCCCAGCTGGGCGGAGCCGAGGCGGGGGACAAGACCATGCTCGATGCGCTGCTGCCGTTCGACGTGGCGCTGCGGAGCGCAGTCGCCGAGGGGGCACCCGTCGCGACCGCGCTTCGGCAGGCCGCGTCGGCGGCGAGCGGGGCGGCGCAGGAGACCGCGAGTCTGCGTCCCCGGAAGGGGCGTGCGCGTCCGCTGGCCGAGAAGAGCCTCGGACATCCCGATCCGGGTGCCGTGTCGTTCGCGTTGATCGTGGAGACGCTCGCGGACTGGGCCGATGCGGATGAGCACACAGAGGAGCAGCGATGA
- a CDS encoding sugar phosphate isomerase/epimerase family protein: MAFTAEDWPIAAAMLPFTAHLPIGAGQDALRREWSTTLQEVADAGFAHVDLTDSWLRYGDLDARGREALRAALADAGLRASSVSAIRRSVIEQGAGEENLAYSHRTLDFAAEFGIDVVSVGLHQALTPRQREQLWFWTVEGHRDRPDDAEAWALAVRRFRELGAHAADLGILLSLEMYEHTFLGTAASAVRMVEEIGMREVGLNPDVGNLIRLHEPIEDWREVVALTAPFTNFWHVKNYTRDEDPASGVITTAPTYLESGLIDYRSAFRVAIENGFQGVICTEHYGGDGLSMSAANRDYLRSRILPRRPYEPGTSRVAQHAERVAS; encoded by the coding sequence ATGGCGTTCACTGCCGAAGACTGGCCGATCGCGGCCGCCATGCTGCCTTTCACGGCGCACCTGCCCATCGGTGCAGGGCAAGACGCGCTGCGGCGCGAGTGGTCGACGACGCTGCAGGAGGTCGCCGATGCGGGTTTCGCGCACGTCGACCTCACCGACTCCTGGCTGCGCTACGGCGACCTGGATGCGCGAGGCCGCGAGGCGCTGCGCGCAGCGCTGGCGGACGCGGGTCTGCGCGCGAGCTCGGTCTCGGCGATCCGGCGCAGCGTGATCGAGCAGGGCGCCGGGGAGGAGAATCTCGCCTACAGCCACCGCACGCTCGATTTCGCCGCCGAGTTCGGGATCGACGTCGTCTCGGTCGGGCTGCATCAGGCGCTGACGCCCCGGCAGCGGGAACAGCTGTGGTTCTGGACGGTGGAGGGCCACCGCGATCGTCCGGATGACGCCGAGGCGTGGGCGCTGGCCGTCCGTCGATTCCGCGAGCTCGGCGCACACGCCGCCGACCTCGGCATCCTGCTGTCTCTCGAGATGTACGAGCACACGTTCCTGGGCACGGCGGCATCGGCCGTGCGCATGGTCGAGGAGATCGGCATGCGTGAGGTCGGATTGAACCCCGACGTGGGAAACCTGATCCGGCTGCACGAGCCGATCGAGGACTGGCGGGAGGTCGTGGCGCTGACCGCGCCGTTCACCAACTTCTGGCACGTCAAGAACTACACGCGTGATGAGGACCCGGCATCAGGGGTGATCACGACGGCGCCCACGTATCTGGAGAGCGGGCTCATCGACTACCGCTCCGCGTTCCGCGTCGCGATCGAGAACGGATTCCAGGGAGTCATCTGCACCGAGCACTACGGCGGTGACGGGCTGAGCATGAGTGCCGCGAACCGTGACTATCTGCGCAGCCGGATCCTGCCGCGCCGCCCGTACGAGCCCGGAACGAGCCGGGTCGCCCAGCACGCGGAGAGGGTCGCCTCATGA
- a CDS encoding GntR family transcriptional regulator: protein MPTEQRRPVRPERISPRLVVDDVHDQLLRLIIDGHLPADSPLSIDALAREFGVSSSPVREALTRLESTGLVQRLALRGYRVAPALTADELADLIDARLLLEPAVAAAAALRPAREGLVDELEASVVALAAAPRGEQFDSFRAYYDADREFHRAIVAGTHNRFLVHAYDALGSHVQRFRLFSGRGVTDAEATVSEHRAIALAIAAGDADAASQAMQAHLVGVRTRALAEIHD, encoded by the coding sequence ATGCCGACCGAGCAGCGCCGACCCGTCCGCCCCGAGCGGATCAGTCCTCGTCTTGTCGTCGACGACGTTCACGACCAGCTGCTGCGCCTGATCATCGACGGGCACCTTCCTGCCGACTCTCCGCTGAGCATCGACGCGCTCGCCCGCGAGTTCGGCGTCTCGTCCAGCCCGGTGCGCGAGGCGCTCACCCGGCTGGAGTCGACGGGCCTGGTCCAGCGCCTGGCATTGCGGGGCTACCGCGTCGCGCCCGCGCTCACCGCCGACGAACTGGCTGATCTGATCGACGCGCGTCTGCTTCTGGAGCCGGCAGTGGCGGCGGCGGCCGCGCTCCGTCCGGCCAGGGAAGGCCTGGTCGACGAGCTCGAGGCGAGCGTCGTCGCACTGGCGGCGGCGCCGCGCGGCGAGCAGTTCGACTCCTTCCGTGCCTACTACGACGCCGATCGCGAGTTCCATCGGGCGATCGTGGCCGGTACGCACAACCGTTTCCTGGTGCATGCCTACGACGCGCTCGGCAGTCACGTGCAGCGCTTCCGCCTGTTCTCCGGGCGAGGCGTGACCGACGCCGAGGCGACCGTCTCCGAACACCGGGCCATCGCGCTCGCGATCGCGGCAGGGGACGCGGATGCGGCGTCACAGGCCATGCAGGCTCACCTCGTCGGCGTGCGGACCCGCGCGCTGGCCGAGATCCACGACTGA
- a CDS encoding LacI family DNA-binding transcriptional regulator gives MGSTMHDVARLAGVSIKTVSNVINDFPHVRPDTRERVQAAIDELDYRPNLSARGLRSGKTGVIGLAVPALRENYFAELADAVIRAADVRGLGVVVEQTSGERTRELQAVSGGRLRLTDGLVFSPSALGQSDADALGTDFPLVLLGERIFNGPTDHVAMHNTTSARAAVEHLIDTGRRRIAIIGAEEQRGAEVSSASLRLDGYLEALDQAGIPIDPRLIRPSIHWNHAAGADTTRQLIEEGVAFDAVFALNDTMGLGALRALGEAGLRVPEDVAVIGFDNTDEAHFSVPSLSSVDVGREQIAVAAVDLLIERIEEKGVRRPPRTITPDFRIVRRESTGFPGNRR, from the coding sequence ATGGGTTCGACGATGCACGACGTCGCGCGCCTCGCCGGCGTGTCGATCAAGACCGTGTCGAACGTGATCAACGACTTCCCGCACGTGCGGCCGGACACCCGCGAGCGCGTACAGGCCGCGATCGATGAGCTCGACTACCGCCCCAACCTCTCGGCCCGCGGGCTCCGCTCCGGCAAGACCGGGGTGATCGGCCTCGCGGTGCCGGCGCTCCGGGAGAACTACTTCGCCGAGCTGGCGGATGCGGTCATCCGCGCCGCTGATGTGCGGGGCCTCGGCGTCGTGGTCGAGCAGACCAGCGGCGAGCGCACCCGGGAACTCCAGGCCGTCAGCGGAGGGCGACTGCGCCTGACCGACGGACTGGTCTTCAGCCCGTCCGCGCTCGGGCAGAGCGACGCCGACGCGCTCGGCACCGACTTCCCGCTGGTGCTGCTCGGCGAGCGGATCTTCAACGGCCCCACCGACCATGTCGCCATGCACAACACGACTTCGGCGCGCGCAGCCGTCGAGCACCTCATCGACACCGGCCGCCGGCGCATCGCGATCATCGGGGCAGAAGAGCAGCGCGGCGCCGAGGTCAGCTCGGCGAGCCTGCGTCTGGACGGGTATCTCGAAGCACTCGATCAGGCGGGCATCCCGATCGATCCACGCCTCATCCGCCCCAGCATCCACTGGAACCATGCCGCGGGTGCCGACACCACTCGGCAGCTCATCGAAGAGGGCGTCGCGTTCGACGCCGTCTTCGCGCTGAACGACACCATGGGTCTGGGCGCGCTGCGCGCACTCGGCGAAGCCGGCCTGCGCGTTCCGGAAGACGTCGCCGTGATCGGATTCGACAACACCGACGAGGCGCACTTCTCGGTGCCGTCGCTGTCGAGCGTCGACGTCGGTCGCGAGCAGATCGCCGTCGCCGCCGTCGACCTGCTGATCGAACGCATCGAGGAGAAGGGCGTGCGCCGCCCCCCACGCACCATCACGCCCGACTTCCGCATCGTGCGCCGCGAGTCCACCGGTTTCCCCGGGAACCGCCGCTGA
- a CDS encoding COG1470 family protein: MNLHPLSLLGATALALLLAIGHPAAAGAHPLPVPAEADPAPDPAAGITWALQPAVDGAPDGRVSLRHRVDPGASVEESLALSNFSAQPATFAVYASDGTVGGDGSFDLIPAGQESTGGGAWVALGAVDGAAPRDDGGFAVSVPAGESVVFPVHIEVPADAAPGDHPAGIVAELLPDAASEVQLASRVGVRVHLRVSGDIVAGVRPDGVQATYEPSWNPFAPGTLVVRYDLANTGNVRLGAETVVGTAGPFGLLSDESPALAQRELLPGQSSPAEVRVPVWPLFLADGRVIASPAAVGDDEIEGALAASEEAFTVWTVPWAQLALIVLVVGGVLLFRRLRTRSAARVQARIDEAVAAAQGADRA; the protein is encoded by the coding sequence ATGAACCTGCATCCCCTCTCGCTGCTGGGCGCGACCGCACTGGCGCTGTTGCTCGCTATCGGGCATCCGGCCGCTGCGGGCGCGCATCCCCTGCCCGTTCCCGCCGAAGCCGACCCAGCTCCCGATCCCGCCGCGGGAATCACCTGGGCGCTGCAACCGGCCGTCGATGGCGCGCCGGACGGGCGGGTGTCCCTGCGGCACCGGGTCGATCCCGGCGCGTCGGTGGAGGAGAGCCTCGCGCTGTCGAACTTCAGCGCCCAGCCTGCGACCTTCGCGGTCTATGCGAGCGACGGAACGGTCGGCGGCGATGGCAGCTTCGACCTCATCCCCGCCGGCCAGGAGTCGACGGGCGGTGGCGCGTGGGTGGCGCTCGGCGCCGTCGATGGCGCGGCGCCGCGCGACGACGGCGGCTTCGCCGTGAGCGTTCCCGCGGGGGAGAGCGTCGTCTTCCCCGTGCACATCGAGGTCCCCGCGGATGCCGCTCCGGGCGACCATCCGGCGGGAATCGTCGCCGAGCTGCTGCCGGATGCCGCCTCGGAGGTGCAGCTCGCCTCGCGCGTCGGCGTGCGGGTGCATCTGCGGGTGTCCGGCGACATCGTGGCGGGAGTGCGTCCCGATGGGGTGCAGGCGACGTACGAGCCCTCGTGGAATCCCTTCGCCCCCGGAACGCTGGTGGTGCGCTACGACCTGGCCAACACGGGCAACGTGCGGCTGGGGGCCGAGACGGTGGTCGGGACGGCGGGGCCGTTCGGTCTGCTGTCAGACGAGTCGCCTGCGCTCGCGCAGCGGGAGCTGCTGCCGGGCCAGTCGAGCCCCGCAGAGGTCAGGGTCCCGGTGTGGCCGCTGTTCCTCGCGGACGGTCGGGTCATCGCGTCCCCGGCCGCGGTCGGAGACGATGAGATCGAGGGCGCGCTCGCGGCGTCGGAGGAGGCGTTCACCGTGTGGACCGTGCCGTGGGCACAGCTGGCGCTGATCGTGCTCGTCGTCGGAGGCGTGCTGCTGTTCCGGCGCCTCCGCACCCGCTCGGCGGCGCGCGTGCAGGCGCGGATCGACGAGGCCGTCGCAGCCGCGCAGGGCGCTGATCGCGCCTGA